In one Alphaproteobacteria bacterium genomic region, the following are encoded:
- a CDS encoding nucleoside transporter C-terminal domain-containing protein — translation MENFQATAGFAALIGCAWFFSEGKQQFPVRLALICILLQVGLAALFLYLPGMAILLAGLNDGVTALGEATRAGTSFVFGYTGGGPIPFESSDGATSFILAFQALPIVLVISALTALLFHWGVLQAIVRICAWALRRTLGIGGAEAVSAAANVFIGMVEAPILVAPYLKRLHRSGLFLIMTVGMATIAGTVFGIYAGFLNGVIPGAAGHLFAASLISLPAAILIARIMVPAPPAGVQHEQLDVDMSFAGEAEGLQSSNMMDAISRGTAVGVKLLISIIALLLVLVALVALVDMILAGTLPDVSGAPLSVERIFGWVFAPVAYAMGIPWAEADLAGALLGTKTALNELLAYLALSQLPPDALSPRTQLILTYALCGFANFGSLGIMLGGLTAMVPERRHDLVRLAPRSLISGTLATCLTGATVGILV, via the coding sequence AATTTCCGGTACGTCTCGCTCTGATCTGCATCCTGCTTCAGGTCGGCCTGGCCGCGCTGTTCCTGTATCTCCCGGGAATGGCCATCCTTCTGGCCGGGCTGAACGACGGCGTGACGGCCTTGGGAGAGGCGACCCGCGCCGGGACATCCTTCGTTTTCGGCTATACCGGCGGCGGACCGATCCCGTTCGAAAGCAGCGATGGCGCAACAAGTTTCATTCTCGCCTTTCAGGCTCTGCCCATCGTGCTGGTAATCAGTGCCCTGACAGCGTTGCTGTTTCACTGGGGTGTGCTGCAGGCCATCGTGCGGATTTGCGCCTGGGCGCTACGCCGGACACTGGGCATCGGCGGTGCCGAGGCGGTCAGCGCCGCGGCCAATGTTTTCATCGGCATGGTGGAGGCGCCGATCCTGGTCGCGCCCTATCTGAAGCGCCTGCACCGGTCCGGCCTGTTCCTGATCATGACCGTCGGCATGGCGACCATCGCCGGCACGGTCTTCGGCATCTATGCCGGCTTTCTGAACGGCGTTATCCCCGGTGCCGCCGGCCATCTGTTCGCCGCCTCGCTGATCAGCCTACCCGCCGCAATTCTGATAGCAAGGATCATGGTTCCCGCGCCACCAGCCGGCGTTCAGCACGAACAGCTCGATGTCGACATGTCCTTTGCCGGTGAAGCGGAGGGGCTGCAGTCCAGCAACATGATGGACGCGATATCCCGGGGCACAGCGGTCGGGGTGAAGCTGCTGATTTCGATCATTGCGCTGTTGCTGGTCCTGGTCGCGCTCGTCGCGCTGGTCGACATGATCCTGGCCGGCACGCTGCCGGACGTGTCCGGTGCGCCGCTATCCGTCGAACGCATCTTCGGTTGGGTTTTTGCGCCGGTCGCATATGCGATGGGGATACCCTGGGCAGAGGCTGATCTGGCCGGGGCCCTCTTGGGGACAAAGACGGCGCTGAACGAACTGCTGGCCTATCTGGCGCTTTCACAACTGCCGCCGGATGCCCTCTCGCCCCGCACGCAATTGATTCTGACTTATGCGCTATGCGGGTTTGCCAATTTCGGCAGTCTGGGGATCATGCTGGGCGGGCTGACCGCCATGGTGCCAGAGCGACGACATGACCTCGTTCGTCTGGCACCTCGCAGCCTGATTTCGGGAACTCTGGCGACCTGCCTGACGGGGGCAACCGTCGGGATCCTGGTCTGA
- a CDS encoding ribbon-helix-helix domain-containing protein, producing the protein MNDISMLMTRGTARRARIKNAEDPAEIKKRSVVISGHRTSISLENVFWEALRTIAVDKGISVNQLVTDIDRQRTGNLSSAIRTFVLLDAISD; encoded by the coding sequence ATGAACGATATCAGTATGCTCATGACACGCGGAACCGCCCGTCGGGCGCGGATTAAGAATGCGGAAGACCCGGCCGAGATCAAAAAACGCTCTGTCGTGATCTCCGGTCACCGCACAAGTATTTCTCTCGAAAACGTCTTTTGGGAAGCGCTCCGCACGATTGCCGTCGACAAGGGCATCTCGGTCAACCAGCTCGTTACCGATATCGACCGGCAGCGGACCGGCAATCTGTCCAGTGCGATCCGGACCTTCGTTCTGCTCGACGCGATCAGCGACTGA
- a CDS encoding alpha/beta family hydrolase — protein sequence MCDGPDGATWRLLLAHGAGAPMDSDFMNAIAAALAGRGIGVARFEFPYMARRRTEGGKKPPDRAPVLLESWRRAIDSAEWNFPGARLAIGGKSMGGRMATLLAAEPDCPGSVEAVITLGYPFHPPGKPDKLRTDHFGALAKPVLMVQGTRDPFGTRADVAGYVLPKRATVLWAEDGDHDLKPRKASGRTHDQAIAEAGAEIRDFLERI from the coding sequence ATGTGCGATGGCCCGGATGGCGCGACCTGGCGCCTGCTTCTTGCGCATGGCGCGGGGGCGCCAATGGACAGCGACTTCATGAACGCCATCGCCGCGGCTCTTGCGGGGCGCGGAATCGGCGTCGCTCGTTTCGAGTTTCCCTATATGGCGCGCCGCCGGACCGAGGGTGGGAAGAAACCGCCGGACCGGGCGCCGGTTCTGCTGGAGAGTTGGCGCAGGGCAATCGACTCCGCCGAGTGGAATTTCCCCGGCGCGCGCCTGGCGATCGGCGGCAAGTCGATGGGGGGACGCATGGCGACGCTGCTGGCGGCGGAACCGGATTGTCCGGGATCGGTCGAGGCCGTGATCACCCTGGGATACCCATTTCACCCGCCGGGCAAGCCGGACAAGCTGCGTACGGATCATTTCGGAGCGCTCGCCAAGCCGGTGCTGATGGTTCAGGGGACACGCGACCCCTTTGGAACGCGCGCAGATGTCGCGGGCTATGTGCTGCCGAAACGGGCCACGGTCCTTTGGGCCGAGGACGGCGATCACGATCTGAAGCCGCGCAAGGCATCCGGCCGTACCCATGATCAGGCCATCGCCGAAGCGGGCGCTGAAATCCGGGACTTTCTGGAACGGATTTAA
- a CDS encoding chemotaxis protein CheW — translation MSDLAIAGISSLTAGDEEQLVTMTVDSQLFGIPILRVQDIVEPVQITPVPLASSAVAGVLNLRGRIVTVIDLRVCLGAEPKDLSERPMSVTVEHKGDLYTILVDSIGDVRSLPRRDLDKPPQTLDARMRKLCSGVFRLQDDLLAVLDVERVLDPATIAEAPKRRPLKRHKTAKTTGGAPQKKASKKPASNDDSEPAKGKKPDAAKPSKAKAAEKASAEPGLYERLGGELGVDAMVDLFLEKARADARLSPLLEGGDPSQQAKHVKSYLTQTFGGPAAYKGPNIAGISRHLVQDKEMDDGHFIAAAGYMADCLNQMGMPAELIDEVMAAVEDVRDELMGR, via the coding sequence ATGTCGGATTTGGCGATTGCGGGGATTTCGAGCCTGACCGCGGGCGACGAGGAACAACTCGTCACCATGACGGTCGACAGTCAGTTGTTCGGTATTCCAATCCTGCGCGTTCAGGATATCGTGGAGCCGGTTCAGATCACACCTGTGCCGCTTGCCTCTTCGGCTGTCGCCGGCGTCCTCAATCTGCGCGGCCGGATTGTCACGGTCATCGACCTGCGGGTTTGCCTGGGCGCGGAACCGAAGGATCTGAGCGAACGGCCGATGTCCGTTACCGTCGAACACAAGGGTGACCTTTACACCATCCTTGTGGATTCGATCGGCGACGTCCGCTCCTTGCCGCGTCGAGACCTCGACAAACCGCCACAGACCCTGGACGCGCGCATGCGCAAGCTATGCTCGGGCGTGTTCCGCCTGCAGGATGACCTGCTGGCGGTTCTGGACGTGGAACGCGTGCTGGATCCGGCCACCATCGCCGAAGCACCGAAGCGGCGACCGCTTAAGCGCCACAAGACGGCGAAAACCACGGGCGGCGCGCCGCAGAAGAAGGCGTCCAAGAAGCCGGCCTCCAACGACGATTCGGAGCCCGCCAAAGGAAAAAAGCCTGACGCCGCCAAGCCGAGCAAGGCCAAGGCGGCGGAAAAAGCATCGGCTGAGCCGGGATTGTATGAACGGCTGGGCGGCGAACTCGGCGTAGATGCGATGGTCGATCTGTTCCTGGAGAAGGCCCGGGCGGACGCCCGCCTGAGCCCCTTGCTGGAAGGCGGCGACCCGTCGCAGCAGGCAAAGCATGTCAAATCCTACCTGACGCAGACCTTCGGCGGGCCGGCGGCCTACAAGGGCCCCAACATCGCTGGCATCAGCCGTCATCTGGTCCAGGATAAGGAGATGGACGACGGGCATTTCATTGCGGCTGCGGGCTACATGGCGGACTGCCTGAACCAGATGGGCATGCCGGCCGAACTGATCGACGAGGTCATGGCCGCCGTGGAAGACGTTCGTGACGAGCTCATGGGACGCTGA
- a CDS encoding fumarate hydratase — translation MVDAAFLDMLPLGPDQTKYRKLTDRYVSTAEFNGEEMLMIDPEGIRLLSEEAFRDINHLLRPGHLQQLANILKDPEASDNDRFVAYDLLKNANIAAGGVLPMCQDTGTAIVMGKKGRRVWTNGEDKAALSTGVLDAYERNNLRYSQVSPLSMFEEKNTRNNLPGQIEIYAEGQEDAYKFLFIAKGGGSANKSFLFQGTPSLLERERLIKFLDEKIRTLGTAACPPYHLAVVIGGTSAEFNLKTVKLASTRYLDSLPTEGSENGNGYRDLEMEKVVHELSRNMGIGAQFGGKYFCHDVRVIRLPRHGASLPIGIGVSCSADRQALGKITKDGIFLEELERDPAKYLPDITDKAFGGEVVEIDLSMPMKDMLATLTKHPIKTRLSLTGTIIVARDAAHSKLRAKLDAGEPLPDYFKNHPIYYAGPAKTPEGYASGSFGPTTAGRMDSFVDQFQAAGGSMIMLAKGNRSPVVRKACEKHGGFYLGSIGGPAARLAQDCIKKVECIEYPELGMEAIWRIEVENFPAFIVIDDKGNDFFQGMMPD, via the coding sequence ATGGTCGACGCCGCCTTTCTGGACATGCTTCCCCTCGGTCCGGACCAGACCAAATATCGCAAGTTGACCGATCGCTATGTCTCCACCGCCGAATTCAACGGCGAGGAGATGCTGATGATCGATCCGGAGGGGATCCGGTTGCTGTCGGAAGAGGCATTCCGCGACATCAACCATCTGCTGCGCCCAGGGCACCTGCAGCAATTGGCGAACATCCTTAAGGACCCGGAAGCATCGGATAACGACCGGTTCGTTGCCTACGATCTGCTGAAGAATGCCAATATCGCCGCCGGCGGTGTCCTGCCGATGTGCCAGGATACCGGCACGGCCATTGTCATGGGCAAGAAGGGACGCCGGGTGTGGACCAATGGCGAGGACAAGGCGGCATTGTCCACCGGCGTTCTGGACGCCTATGAGCGCAATAATCTGCGCTACAGCCAGGTCTCACCCCTGTCGATGTTCGAGGAAAAGAACACCCGCAACAACCTGCCGGGCCAGATCGAGATCTACGCCGAAGGGCAGGAGGATGCCTATAAATTCCTGTTTATCGCGAAGGGTGGCGGATCGGCCAACAAGTCCTTCCTGTTTCAGGGCACGCCGTCGCTTCTGGAACGCGAACGCCTGATCAAGTTCCTGGACGAGAAGATCCGTACCCTGGGTACCGCGGCCTGCCCGCCTTATCACCTGGCGGTCGTGATCGGCGGTACGTCGGCGGAGTTCAACCTGAAGACCGTGAAGCTGGCCAGCACACGTTACCTCGATAGCCTGCCGACCGAGGGCAGCGAGAACGGCAACGGTTATCGCGACCTGGAAATGGAGAAGGTTGTCCACGAACTCAGCCGCAACATGGGCATCGGCGCGCAGTTCGGCGGCAAGTATTTCTGTCACGACGTCCGGGTCATCCGCCTGCCGCGTCATGGCGCCAGCTTGCCGATCGGTATCGGGGTCTCCTGCTCCGCCGACCGTCAGGCGCTGGGGAAGATCACCAAGGACGGCATCTTCCTGGAGGAACTGGAACGCGATCCGGCGAAATACCTGCCGGACATTACCGACAAGGCCTTCGGGGGAGAGGTGGTCGAGATCGATCTCTCCATGCCGATGAAGGACATGCTGGCAACCCTGACCAAGCATCCGATCAAGACCCGTCTGTCCCTGACGGGAACGATCATCGTGGCGCGCGACGCGGCGCACAGCAAATTGCGCGCGAAGCTGGACGCCGGCGAACCGCTGCCGGACTATTTCAAGAATCATCCGATCTATTACGCAGGTCCTGCAAAGACGCCGGAAGGCTATGCATCCGGTTCCTTCGGGCCCACCACGGCCGGGCGCATGGACAGTTTCGTCGACCAGTTTCAGGCGGCTGGGGGCTCCATGATCATGCTGGCGAAGGGCAACCGGTCCCCGGTCGTGCGCAAGGCCTGCGAGAAGCATGGCGGTTTCTATCTGGGCTCCATCGGCGGGCCGGCGGCGCGTCTGGCCCAGGACTGCATCAAGAAGGTCGAGTGCATCGAGTATCCCGAGCTTGGGATGGAGGCGATCTGGAGGATCGAAGTCGAAAACTTCCCGGCCTTCATCGTGATCGACGACAAGGGCAACGACTTCTTTCAGGGCATGATGCCCGACTGA
- a CDS encoding ClpXP protease specificity-enhancing factor SspB produces the protein MNEDLLGYNEMVEQAMRSVVRKALERAAKGGLPGNHHFYITFKTDHPDVMIPNRLVDQYPEEMTIVLQHQFWGLQPDDEGFDVELSFNRQHEHLRIPYAALITFADPSVNFGLQFHVEVEEDAITTEHPEAASDEKGPTQEEMEAGVPDASDEDTPEGDDDQRNDNVVTLDFTRKK, from the coding sequence ATGAACGAGGATCTGCTCGGTTATAACGAGATGGTGGAACAGGCCATGCGCTCCGTGGTGCGCAAGGCGCTGGAGCGGGCTGCCAAGGGCGGTTTGCCGGGCAATCATCATTTCTACATCACGTTCAAGACCGACCATCCGGACGTCATGATCCCCAATCGGCTGGTGGACCAGTATCCGGAAGAAATGACCATCGTGCTGCAGCATCAGTTCTGGGGGTTGCAGCCGGATGATGAGGGTTTCGATGTCGAGCTGAGCTTCAACCGTCAGCACGAACATCTGCGCATTCCCTATGCCGCCCTGATTACCTTTGCCGATCCGTCGGTGAATTTCGGCTTGCAGTTCCATGTCGAGGTCGAAGAGGACGCGATTACGACGGAACATCCCGAAGCGGCGTCGGACGAAAAAGGCCCGACGCAGGAAGAAATGGAAGCCGGGGTTCCGGACGCCTCGGACGAGGATACGCCGGAAGGCGACGATGATCAGCGCAACGACAACGTTGTTACCCTGGACTTCACCCGCAAGAAATAG
- a CDS encoding glutathione S-transferase has product MTDTLTLVLGDRTYSSWSLRGWLFMAQSGLPFEEEMFWLDAPDYKDGLRAATGGVGSVPTLRVGTRIVAESMAIAEYAAEAAPDAGLWPTDPLDRAEARSLAARMHAGFTSLRGNCPMNLSNQFPDFKPSDAVLADLRVLESMWEPCLERSGGPFLYGSYGAVDSFFAPVAARIYTFCLPVSDAAQAYADAILTHPLMRQWIAAAAEEPKVDRPRTGRFSEGGYAPGDWPILKG; this is encoded by the coding sequence GTGACGGATACGCTGACACTTGTTCTGGGGGACCGCACCTATTCCAGCTGGTCGCTGCGTGGCTGGCTGTTCATGGCGCAATCCGGATTGCCCTTCGAGGAGGAGATGTTCTGGCTCGACGCGCCGGATTACAAGGACGGGCTGCGGGCGGCGACCGGGGGGGTCGGCTCGGTGCCGACCCTTCGCGTGGGCACGCGGATCGTGGCGGAAAGCATGGCGATCGCGGAATATGCGGCGGAAGCGGCGCCTGATGCCGGATTGTGGCCCACCGATCCCCTGGATCGGGCCGAGGCCCGCTCGCTGGCCGCGCGGATGCATGCCGGGTTCACAAGCCTTCGCGGCAATTGCCCGATGAACCTGTCGAATCAGTTCCCGGACTTCAAACCGTCTGATGCGGTCCTGGCCGACCTGCGGGTGCTGGAATCGATGTGGGAGCCCTGTCTGGAACGATCCGGCGGGCCCTTCCTCTATGGCTCATACGGGGCGGTCGATTCCTTCTTCGCCCCGGTCGCGGCGCGGATCTATACCTTCTGTCTGCCGGTCTCCGATGCCGCCCAGGCCTATGCCGACGCCATCCTGACCCATCCATTGATGCGGCAATGGATCGCAGCGGCGGCGGAAGAGCCGAAAGTCGACCGTCCGCGTACCGGGCGGTTTTCCGAGGGCGGCTACGCACCGGGGGACTGGCCCATTCTGAAAGGCTGA
- a CDS encoding ATP-binding cassette domain-containing protein, protein MARQLLTLEDIHLTFGGHPLLNGAGLSVGPGERLCLVGRNGSGKSTLLKIAAGQIEPDGGERWVHPGITVRYLPQEPDLTGFDTVLAYAEDGLDPTTGHHRAEYLLNRLGLTGQEDPKTLSGGEARRAALARVLAPEPDILLLDEPTNHLDLTAIEWLEEEIQSLKSAMVLISHDRRFLTRLSNATVWIDRGTARRLDEGFGGFEAWRDRVLEEEERDRHKLDRKIAMEEDWLRYGVTARRKRNQKRLGNLIAMRQERKDHRRAQGSVTMSASDAGASGKRVMEVENLHKSFGDRPIVRDLSLRVLRGDRLGIIGPNGAGKTTLLKLLIGELEPDSGTAVQGSKLQVASLDQRRASLDPDTSLQDALTGGGSDKVIVNGQPRHVIGYMKDFLFTPEQARQPIGRLSGGERGRLMLARALTLPSNLLILDEPTNDLDLETLDLLQELIADYPGTVILVSHDRDFLDRVATTVLVAEGNGKWQDYAGGYSDMVSQRGGAPARKLAAPEHKSKKVQASKPATSKPQADAAKRKLSLKEREALKTLPGQIEKLRVQKEKLETAMADPDFFTRDRAAADRTAKALDSTLSALSLAEERWLELEILREELEG, encoded by the coding sequence ATGGCGCGCCAACTTCTCACCCTCGAAGACATTCACCTGACATTCGGCGGACACCCGCTGCTGAACGGCGCCGGCCTGTCCGTCGGGCCGGGAGAGAGGCTGTGCCTGGTCGGTCGAAACGGCTCCGGCAAGTCCACCCTGCTCAAGATCGCGGCGGGACAGATCGAACCGGATGGCGGTGAGCGCTGGGTCCATCCCGGAATCACGGTCCGGTATCTGCCGCAGGAACCGGACCTGACGGGGTTCGATACCGTACTGGCCTACGCCGAGGACGGGTTGGATCCGACGACCGGACACCATCGCGCCGAATATCTTCTGAACCGTCTCGGCCTGACCGGACAGGAGGATCCGAAGACCCTGTCCGGCGGAGAGGCGCGCCGCGCCGCACTGGCGCGGGTTCTGGCACCGGAGCCGGACATCCTGCTGCTGGACGAGCCGACGAACCATCTGGATCTCACCGCGATCGAATGGCTGGAAGAGGAAATCCAGAGCCTGAAATCCGCCATGGTCCTGATCAGCCACGACCGGCGCTTTCTGACACGCCTGTCCAACGCGACGGTCTGGATTGACCGCGGCACCGCGCGCCGCCTTGATGAGGGTTTCGGCGGGTTCGAGGCCTGGCGGGATCGCGTGCTGGAGGAGGAGGAGCGCGACCGGCACAAGCTGGACCGCAAGATCGCGATGGAGGAGGACTGGCTGCGCTATGGCGTGACCGCCCGCCGCAAGCGCAATCAGAAGCGTCTCGGCAACCTGATCGCCATGCGCCAGGAGCGCAAGGATCATCGTCGGGCCCAGGGCAGCGTCACCATGAGTGCCTCCGACGCCGGCGCTTCCGGCAAACGGGTCATGGAGGTTGAAAACCTGCACAAGTCCTTTGGCGACCGGCCGATCGTCCGGGACCTGTCGCTGCGGGTTCTGCGCGGCGACCGGCTGGGCATCATCGGACCGAACGGCGCAGGCAAGACAACCCTGCTGAAGCTGCTGATCGGGGAGTTGGAGCCGGATTCCGGCACAGCGGTTCAGGGCAGCAAGCTGCAGGTCGCCTCGCTGGACCAGCGTCGAGCCTCACTGGATCCCGATACCAGCCTGCAGGACGCACTGACCGGCGGCGGCAGCGACAAGGTCATTGTCAACGGCCAGCCGCGCCATGTCATTGGCTACATGAAGGACTTCCTGTTCACACCGGAACAGGCACGCCAGCCCATCGGCCGCCTGTCCGGCGGAGAACGCGGCCGCCTGATGCTGGCCCGGGCGCTCACCCTGCCCTCCAACCTCCTGATCCTCGATGAACCGACAAACGATCTCGACCTCGAGACCCTGGATCTTCTGCAGGAACTGATCGCCGACTATCCCGGCACCGTTATTCTCGTCAGTCACGACCGCGATTTCCTGGATCGCGTGGCCACGACGGTTCTGGTAGCGGAGGGCAACGGCAAATGGCAGGACTATGCGGGCGGCTATTCCGACATGGTCAGCCAGCGGGGCGGTGCGCCGGCCCGCAAGCTGGCCGCGCCGGAGCATAAGTCCAAAAAGGTCCAGGCGTCCAAACCGGCCACCTCAAAACCGCAGGCCGACGCGGCGAAGCGAAAACTGTCTCTGAAGGAACGCGAGGCGCTGAAGACCCTGCCCGGCCAGATCGAGAAGCTGCGCGTCCAGAAGGAAAAGCTGGAAACGGCCATGGCCGACCCGGACTTCTTCACTCGCGACCGGGCCGCCGCCGACCGGACGGCCAAGGCCCTGGATTCGACCCTGTCCGCCCTGTCCCTGGCAGAAGAACGCTGGCTGGAACTGGAAATCCTGCGCGAGGAGCTGGAGGGCTGA